In Candidatus Binatia bacterium, one DNA window encodes the following:
- a CDS encoding NAD(P)-dependent oxidoreductase, producing MKLAFLGLGVMGYPMARHLAAAGHELAVFNRTRAKAERWVAEHGGRVATSAADAARDAEVVFACVGNDDDVRAVTLGDDGALATMARGTVFVDHTTTSARLAREVAAAAAERGVAFLDAPVSGGQVGAESGALTIMVGGDADALERVRPLLDCYARRVARLGPSGSGQLAKMVNQICLAGLIQGLAEGLHFARAVGLDPQAVVDVISHGAAQSWQMDHRHKTMLAGEYEHGFAVDWMRKDLGFALDEARRHGAHLPVTALVDQLYGEVQAMGGGRWDTSSLLARLERLRGS from the coding sequence ATGAAGCTCGCCTTTCTCGGACTCGGCGTCATGGGCTACCCGATGGCGCGCCACCTTGCGGCCGCGGGTCACGAGCTCGCGGTGTTCAACCGTACCCGCGCGAAGGCCGAGCGCTGGGTCGCGGAGCACGGCGGTCGGGTCGCGACCTCCGCCGCCGACGCGGCGCGCGACGCGGAGGTCGTGTTCGCCTGCGTCGGCAACGACGACGACGTGCGCGCGGTGACGCTCGGCGACGACGGCGCGCTCGCGACCATGGCGCGTGGCACGGTGTTCGTCGACCACACGACGACGTCCGCGCGGCTCGCGCGCGAGGTCGCGGCCGCGGCGGCCGAGCGCGGCGTCGCGTTCCTCGATGCGCCCGTGTCGGGCGGACAGGTCGGCGCCGAGAGCGGCGCGCTCACCATCATGGTCGGCGGCGACGCGGACGCGCTCGAGCGCGTGCGGCCGCTGCTCGACTGCTACGCGCGCCGGGTCGCGCGCCTCGGTCCCTCGGGCTCGGGCCAGCTCGCGAAGATGGTCAACCAGATCTGCCTCGCCGGGCTGATCCAGGGGCTCGCGGAAGGGCTGCACTTCGCGCGCGCCGTCGGTCTCGACCCGCAGGCGGTGGTCGACGTGATCTCGCACGGGGCGGCGCAGTCCTGGCAGATGGACCATCGTCACAAGACGATGCTCGCCGGCGAGTACGAGCACGGCTTCGCCGTCGACTGGATGCGCAAGGACCTCGGCTTCGCGCTCGACGAGGCGCGCCGGCACGGCGCGCACCTGCCGGTCACGGCGCTCGTCGACCAGCTCTACGGCGAGGTGCAGGCGATGGGCGGCGGACGGTGGGACACGTCGAGCCTGCTCGCGCGGCTCGAGCGCCTGCGCGGCAGCTGA